The genomic region ctccaaacctttaaaaatagccattttactacctgatgttttggttttgttgctaGTTTGCTCCctgcagggagcaaaatggaaaaacaaacaatttggatggagttagaggcggggagcaaactggcaaaaaaaccgaaacatcagggagtaaaatggctatttttaaaggtttggagcaaaaccgttaaagtgaccaaaccacagggagcaaaacggaagtttactcttaaaTAAAAATTAAGCATTTGAATATGCTTTGGGGTATTATGAAGTATTAACCTATTTGACCCGTTTTCATTTTAACAAAGTTTTAAACTTTACCCGTCGCAGATAAAacaataaaacacaacacaaaaaaTAAATCGCCACATTTTTAGGCAAACGGGTAGTAATAACATTCGGATGCGCCAATTAAGCTAATAAATAAAACTACAAATTTTTCAGGAATTTTGGTATCGCTTTTGAGAATCATAACAAAAGCATCACTTCCACATGATCCACAAGGGCTGAAGAAAAGTGCACACTTATATTTCCTAGTTAGCACAGTTATTTTGCTACTCTGCATGGTTTGTTGCACCTTGTTGTACAAGTTACCAGTTATGGAACACCATTACAAACTACAACAAAATAACGGTTCGGCGTCACAGACAAAACTTTGGGATGTAGCAAGAACGATTCAATGGCCCGCTTTAGGAATATTCGTCATATATACCGTAACATTATCAATTTTCCCGGGATTTCTAGCTgaaaacataaaatcaaaactcCTCAAAGATTGGTACCCGATAGTCTTAATTACCATTTATAATATCGCGGATTTTGGAGGGAAATGTTTTACTGCGGTTTATGTTTTAAGGAGTGTTGCGAAAGCTACATGGGGTTGTTTGGGGAGATTGTTGTTGTATCCGCTTTTTTCGGCTTGTTTGCATGGGCCGAAATGGGTTAGAAATGAGGTGTTTGTGGTGTTTTTGACTGTTGTTTTGGGGTTTACTAATGGGTATTTGACAAGTGTCATAATGATTCTGGCGCCAAAATCGGTTCCACCTTCGGAAGCTGAAATGGCTGCTGTTGTGATGGCTTTGTTTTTGTGTTTAGGATTAGTTTCGGGTTCGGTTCTTGGCTGGTTTTGGATCATTTGAAGTTGTTATTTAGTGATTCTATGTAATTCTCATTCTCATTTGTAGTATAATATACAAGAATATCATTAGTTATTATAAAACGCgattgattatatatatatatactatatatatatatatatatatatatatatataaacaagaaGTATTTTAACATAAATAACCCACTTTCAGGCCCTCAGGCGCATTTTCAGGCCAAGTTCAAACGAAAttcttgcaaaaaaaaaatcGTCTGAACACGTCTCTAACAATTATACCAACCCTAAACAAGCCAAAAGTCAAGCTAAACTAGCCCTAAAGAAGCCTAAAACATGTCTGAAACCCCTAAAAATGGTATATTTATACTATACGCGTCGCTTAAAAAGCCCTCGCTTTTTAAGCGCCTTGCACTGAGGCCCAAGGCTTGCCCTTTGCGCCTTGAGTGCACCTTTCACCTTCGACAACTATGATATCACCCCAGTGTTCTTACATTAATCATCAATCCCTCGATATTTATATGCTTGTGAGCTTGATTAGATATGTTAGTTGGTGATCTTCCCTAACCGAAATCCTGTATTACACAGtttcatcatcatactcagtaaatcccaccaatagcaaagctaaggtagggtctgaggagggtaagatgtagacaaccttacctctacccgttAAGAATAGAGaagctgcttccagtgagactcCCGGCTCGCTTTATTACACAGATTAATTTCTTTAATCATTTGACACAATCAACTTTAAACAATAAAGTAAAGAACTTCATGAATTCAGATGAAACATGTAAACATTTTCTCACAAGAAGGAAGACACAATACCCTAATCAATTCTTTATTGTCCTAACAGGTGTTTACAATGAAgggcttctttttttttttctaatcatTAACATACATACAAGCTAGATATGATGAAAATTATATGGTTTCTTTTATGGTAGTATATGCATGGATTTGTTATTCATGTTGTATCCATAACAGTGTGTAATGATAAAATACAACGAAGTTAAATCAATAATCATGACATATTTGCGGGGCCTGAACCCTATACCGCTACACGTTATGTGCGACGTCTCACATCATGCTAGCTAGATATTTCTTTCAAGTCACATAACAACAGATAAATAAAACATAACCCTCCTTTGATCTCTTGTCATATTCCATCCAATCAATTCATTTGAGCAGCTGTACTTCAATACAAAAGGCAATGAATGGTCCTCTCTTTATAAGCCtaataatatttctttttatcttgaaCTAAGCTCCATCATTCATATATGAAGCAACTTACTTAGCTATATATGTAAAGAAGTGGTTGTTTATTGATGTAGCGCGTGATACGATAACGAAGATcaaaacacgttgattctacgaatacccgtgttgTCTTCCCCAAacccccaaaattcaacccaaagggcacagaatttgaagtgaaaactgAGTTAATTCAAAATTGAAGTCTGGTCTTTCAAATTActagagaaacatataaataggAACAGAAATTCGAAATAGGCCTAAAAAAGACcatgggccaaacacaagcccaaaaacaaaatgcccaaaacaccttaaaaaacataaaaacgtaaataactaatagaaataagcgttttttggccTGGACGATGGTTTgaagcaagatggagctcgttctcacgttcgtttcgcctggtcgcacgcccaaaacgggCCCTCGTAGCCAAGTTAGATCCATTTTattgaagccccttttgttacgcgaTCTTGACCCTACAAATAAAATGTagcccgctcctccacacttgggcccgcatcatttATAAAGTATACAAGAAGTCATAATATCATTTTATTACCTTTGTAACATATTAATTACAAAAACAACATGTATAGAAATTAGAAATATATCTACAATAACCAACAAACCCTTGATATGACAAGTGACAATATCACATGGCTTGTTAAAAGAgcaaaaaaacaaataaaaaacaacaacaaacaaAGGTGGGGTTAGAAAGTTACTATATATTATCTCTGTCAATATACAATAGAGTATTCATCTTTAAGAAGCTGCAGCAATTGGAGGTAACTGTGAAGTTCCTGTTAAGAAACTTGGTGTCAATACATTCATATCACAAATATCTTGTTTAACAACTTcatcctcttcttcctcttcttcgtCGTCAGCGTCCCAAAGAAACCGAGCATAAGAAGCTATAACATAACTGGACCGTCATCACACAAACAAATTTAGATCAAATGAGCAAAAAATATTATGTCTAAAGCaaagttctttaaaaataagcATTCGTTATACCAGTCATCTGGCGACGCTTGAACGGCTTGATCAAAATAGTTTTGCGCGCGAGGGGCGTCCTTTTGTGTCTCCCAAATCAAATCGGCATACATTGACAAAACATTTCCATCGTTCGGATTCGCCAGTATTGCTCTGCTGCAGTACTCTTCAGCCTTGGGGAAATCGCCTCTAACCTATTTAAAACAACAGATCAATGTGAAAATTGTTAAATCAATCTAGGGGCGTAAATGAGCCAAGACCAGCCCAAGCCAAAGCCTGTCTCGTGAGTAGTTTTTTAAGCTCAAGCTCGCCGTGGACAAAGGCTTTTTTTAATCAATCAgttaatctctctctctctctctctctctctctctatatatatatatatatatatatatataatcattttTTATAGATATCCATAATTGTAACTTTTTTCTATAGCATAATATATAGAATTTAGTTACTTTTATCacaattttatatacaaaatattagttatataaatatatatatatatatatatatatatatatatatttaatataataaataataactatATAACTAATAAGCTCATTTAGGCTAATGAACCATAACTCAAGcttgataagtgaagctcggCCTCTAACTCATCTATTAAACAGGCttatttttaggctcgggctAGTTTAAGCTTGACTCGTATCAAGCTTTAATCACGgctcatttattaaacaaacttCTTTTTTAGGCATGTACTCGTTTAACCTCAGCTCGATTCAATCTTTTATCAATCCATGAATCATGATATGCATAGTAAAACACAAATTAATCAAATAAACCATATATACCTCTTTCAAATACTTAGCATAATTGCTAAGAAGCATTGCATTCCCAGGGTTTGCTTCAATCATATTCTGATAATACAAATCCGTACTATCATCCTCATGATCATTCCCGAGCCCATCGCCACCATATATCTTCCCttcaccgcctccaccgccaccacccgTCCCATCCACCATAACCTCAAACCCACGATGCCCGTTATCATACAAACCTGAAGACGAAAACATCAAAAACTCATGATCACTCTCCTCTCCTTCAGTGTCTTCTTCAACAGCGATAGACGCGATCAAAGAACCGGTGGTTTTGGTAAGTGGGGAGAGAGAGTTCATGATCAGATCGGTTTCGGATGAAGCTCTGATGAGTTTCTTGGGTGAGTTCATGGAGCAAAGTGTGATTGTTGGTGATTTGGGGTTGCGGCGGATGGATAACGGATCGAATGGTGATGATTCTTTGTGGGTTTCATGTAGAAACCATGAATTAAGGGCTGGATTTGATGAGCTGCGAAGTAGCATCTTCCAAATGGAAAACCCTGAAAGAATTCAAGATAGAGTGTTTGAATAAAATGAAAGGGGGTTTGGAGGGTTTTATAAGGAGAAAAGGCGGGAGGATTAATCTTGACCGTTGGGACGGTTGTGAGTTGTTACTATGAAATAATCTAGTGCTATTAAACCTGCGTGTTACagctaggggtgtaaacgagtcgGGCTGAGCCCGAGCTCGCCTgggctcgagcttggctcgtcATGTTTTTTTgaaactcgagctcggctcggttcgagcctacttatttgagTTCGAGTTCGGCTCgtgagtaaaacccaaagctcgagctcggctcgagctattttgagaacaacatTAGGCGAGCTAAAAACTTGGCTCGGGCTCGCTTCAGtatcgcttaaacgagccaaaactcggctcaagctcggctcgccaatgttatcatcattattattatattatatataaaataaataaatttttgtttgggctcgtttaggctcgcaagcctaaacgagctttgtatttcaggctcgagctcgggctcgataactaaacgagctctatttcaagctcgagctcgggctcgttaaagctcggctcgtttaacCGAGTCGATAACGAGTATCTCTCGAGCCTctaggcttgtttacacccctagttaCAGCCGGGACCCAGTGAATATTTAGTTGATATGGTAGCTGTATACGACTATACGCTATGAAAAAACgagaaagaaaaaaataaagtCATAATACTAATCAAAATGATATCTACACTTGTTCAGTTTGTTTGTTGTGGTTATAGCTTGGCTATGAACATTCACATGTAAACGTAATGATGAAAAAGTACATCATAATTTAATAAAAACGTGATGGTACAACATTATTGTGAATGGATTTTCGGAAATCCATTATTCACATGGATATATAATGCATTTTagattttattaattttttaatagGGTCGTTTGCATTATTTTCTTGGGGATTACTACTACCGTAACAAATAAGCTATGTGTCTATCTCAAATACATATATATTGATTATGACTTGAGGTTCACTCACCTTCCATTGGTTTTGGTGTGTAGTAAATCATTTAGGCTTGATGAAATCAATGGGACCCATAATTGATTACAATGTGAAAATCATATGTTCGACTAAAATTCGAAATGATATTTGAATCACTATTTTTGTGCAACtttgaaaattaaaaatgttCACAACAAAATATCATGTATATGTAAAAGATTTCGTTGAATGTGCGTTTCGACTTCAATCATTGCACAAAGATAGTGATTCTGATATCTCTAGCAGGTTGGATCATCAGTTGGTGGATCCAGATTTTTTTCTCACTAGGTTCACTTTTTTAGGTGCTTAATTTTCAGTCAACTCAATGTTCGaattttcgggtcgggttgggtcgggCTTTATCACTAAAGTCAATATTTTTTTCCATCCCACTATCTATCTCCGTCtctaaaaaattctaaatttACCACtatattgatttgtaaaagaaagcGTTGATGCAAGAATCAAACTCTGGATGTCAAGGATAGAAACAACGAGTCTTACCAATGGAAGACTAGAAGCTTTTTGTTATGGGTTCACCTGGAAGACTAGAAGCTTTTTGTTATGGGTTCACTCAGCATTTATTTATGGGTTTCTACTGTATTTTTTATAGAGATTTTCACTAAAAATTACAAACCGAGTGGATTCCTAGGAACTGGTGTCTTAGTGTAAACCCGCCCTTGAGGATCAGGACAAATATCGCGTAGTTGCTTATTATATGAGAAAAATAACTTTATATGTGAGTAAATGATAAcaacatatacacacacatgaTGAAAATAAGTGGAATTTTGTATAGTAGAGATGTAGTTGAGTTAGGGAAAGATCTACAAGTTGTGTGGAGGAGACTATATGTTATAGATGACATGTGAATTATGAGCCTCATGAAGAATTTTCATATCTTTACAAGGTCACACACTTGGGGTAGGGGTGGGGTAGGGAGTAGAGGATCAAATTCTGCTCAGAGAGAAAACAAAACTTTTTTGTTTGGTTCTTTGGAAATTAAAACCAACTTGATTACTCATATGATGTGTAAATTGAACATATTCATTAAATATCGTTTAAAAAAGGTTATAAAACATGACATGTATATTATTCTGTTAataatatgaatatgaatatgaattttATACTTATATTAAGTGTTTAAAGTATAAAAACTAGCATAATTTTTTCGTGTATTAACTTGATCAATTTTAGCTTTGAATATATTTAGAGTAAACAAGTCAAGATGCTCGTGAGATACttgagccgagcttaaacgagctcaagCTTAGAAATATGACTGACTGCTCGTTATATAAATGAGTCCGGGCGAACTTCATTTAACGAGCTCGTTTAGGTTCGCGACCCTAAACGAGTCTATTATTTCTTTTATATTAAAATATGATTAAAATAGCTATATGCATTATGTTATCTGTAGAAATTATAATTACAGTTGTATAAATAATTGCTACTAATGTataaaaatttaaataataattaataaacgaTTTGAGCTTCAAACGGTTTTGAGCCCGACATCGGCTCAGTTTAAAGAGGCCTAGCCTGGTTATAAAGTTATATGGGCTTATGTATACAGTCATCTTTTTAGGTAAACGAGCTTTCGCCCGGCAAAAATATTTATCCAAAAGACGTTTGCAGGTTTTATGTCAcataaaagaaaaaatataaaacCACCTACGATACACAACATAACGGTGTAGTAGACTATATCTAAATCTACCACTAGCGAAACAATGAAACTAAAATCATACAAAATACCACTAAACAGGGGGGCACGGTCTCATAGCAGTCGAGGAGTTGACCTTGGTCATAGCCCGAGCAGGGTGGGTTTATACGTGAGATTCTTTGCCGTTCAAAAAGAACAAAACAGAGAACTACACAAGTGTTAACCCAGTACGATATGGGCCTTCAAGCGGCCCAAAAACACA from Helianthus annuus cultivar XRQ/B chromosome 10, HanXRQr2.0-SUNRISE, whole genome shotgun sequence harbors:
- the LOC110886714 gene encoding uncharacterized protein LOC110886714 — translated: MLLRSSSNPALNSWFLHETHKESSPFDPLSIRRNPKSPTITLCSMNSPKKLIRASSETDLIMNSLSPLTKTTGSLIASIAVEEDTEGEESDHEFLMFSSSGLYDNGHRGFEVMVDGTGGGGGGGEGKIYGGDGLGNDHEDDSTDLYYQNMIEANPGNAMLLSNYAKYLKEVRGDFPKAEEYCSRAILANPNDGNVLSMYADLIWETQKDAPRAQNYFDQAVQASPDDCYVIASYARFLWDADDEEEEEEDEVVKQDICDMNVLTPSFLTGTSQLPPIAAAS
- the LOC110886715 gene encoding equilibrative nucleotide transporter 8, encoding MESLKNESNDIIPKDTCKLAYIIHFLLGAGNLLPWNALITAIDYFGYLYPDKHVEKVFSVAYMGSSLLTLICMIKWSSFSRLVGFQVRMNVGFTMFVASLMVSPTLDWVSWHEKSMSAFYIVVASVVVCGLADGLVGGSLIGSAGKLPKEYMQAVFAGTASSGILVSLLRIITKASLPHDPQGLKKSAHLYFLVSTVILLLCMVCCTLLYKLPVMEHHYKLQQNNGSASQTKLWDVARTIQWPALGIFVIYTVTLSIFPGFLAENIKSKLLKDWYPIVLITIYNIADFGGKCFTAVYVLRSVAKATWGCLGRLLLYPLFSACLHGPKWVRNEVFVVFLTVVLGFTNGYLTSVIMILAPKSVPPSEAEMAAVVMALFLCLGLVSGSVLGWFWII